A region from the Aegilops tauschii subsp. strangulata cultivar AL8/78 chromosome 5, Aet v6.0, whole genome shotgun sequence genome encodes:
- the LOC141022219 gene encoding uncharacterized protein has protein sequence MLSLAWTRRGDAEAPPTPTPTWGGCSLHGLDIEVVREKDTVPGGNGNGLVAIPSYFWGARLAKRQDGGFPLYTGYSAARALVGKGAGAMADLRRLSREAEDMLAEMFASISSDGGGDAARPRVVQLRLSPELALWKSTQHAIGNVLPTKGAGLVQATPQVLALLGAADWPEAMTTTNALSGSGMANLLIGASDVRTLFSNYVVDMAFYYEHGYHKVFPSFSRLLRDGLADARSLRTPGGQQRREAVAIGASYIRAKIALEAAHRTLLKDRSGQMDRHAAQVMSLCESSILGMGAEAIARGFDVGAVTSDLVFSSPGTDVIDVGSDLVNSEVMNSFLNVADIAATGVVSETALRAIYDAYAATGARMYTQRWHEPVARMCITLYTWHLHNDRHMFLRRALLGWPKARKSPARPQREADFDEVFDTDFHTTGFSRPLDAEYACNGEETCDHVRRFLKVKGDQDHLLAALWSSIVTGPLEYVRKGEVDEQREKHLIESSRLQMVQLFSKGLIDEMVWLVAHASHHAWQVNYLFEAAMFGSILDGGELIGKLDRAE, from the coding sequence ATGTTGAGTCTCGCTTGGACTCGTCGCGGCGACGCGGAGGCACCACCCACCCCAACCCCAACCTGGGGTGGCTGCTCTCTCCACGGACTCGACATTGAGGTGGTGAGGGAGAAGGACACTGTCCCTGGCGGCAACGGCAACGGGCTAGTTGCAATCCCTTCGTATTTTTGGGGCGCCCGGCTGGCGAAGCGGCAAGATGGAGGCTTCCCCTTGTACACGGGCTACTCGGCGGCGAGGGCCTTGGTCGGCAAGGGGGCGGGGGCCATGGCGGATCTGAGAAGGCTGTCTCGCGAGGCGGAAGACATGCTGGCGGAGATGTTTGCTAGCATTAGCAGTGATGGCGGAGGCGACGCGGCACGGCCCAGGGTGGTGCAACTGCGACTGTCGCCGGAGCTGGCGCTGTGGAAAAGCACGCAGCACGCAATCGGCAACGTGTTGCCCACTAAGGGCGCCGGGCTGGTCCAAGCCACGCCGCAGGTTCTCGCCTTGCTGGGCGCCGCCGACTGGCCTGAGGCGATGACAACAACCAACGCCCTATCTGGTAGCGGCATGGCGAACCTGCTGATTGGCGCCTCCGACGTGCGCACCCTCTTCTCCAACTACGTGGTGGACATGGCATTTTATTACGAGCACGGGTACCACAAGGTGTTCCCCTCCTTCAGCCGCCTCCTGCGCGACGGGCTCGCCGACGCCCGCTCGCTACGAACCCCTGGTGGCCAGCAGCGACGCGAGGCCGTCGCCATCGGCGCGTCCTACATCCGAGCCAAGATCGCATTGGAGGCGGCGCACAGGACGCTCCTCAAGGACCGGTCGGGGCAGATGGACCGCCACGCCGCCCAGGTCATGTCCCTGTGCGAGAGCAGCATCCTCGGCATGGGGGCTGAGGCCATAGCCCGGGGCTTCGATGTCGGCGCCGTCACGAGCGACCTCGTCTTCAGCTCGCCCGGCACCGATGTCATCGATGTGGGCAGTGACCTGGTAAACTCCGAGGTCATGAACTCGTTCCTCAACGTGGCCGACATCGCCGCCACAGGCGTGGTGAGCGAGACGGCGCTGCGGGCCATCTACGACGCCTACGCTGCCACGGGAGCTCGGATGTACACTCAGAGGTGGCACGAGCCTGTGGCCCGGATGTGCATCACCTTGTACACTTGGCACCTGCACAACGACCGGCACATGTTCCTCCGCCGTGCCCTCCTAGGATGGCCCAAGGCCCGCAAGTCCCCGGCGCGGCCCCAGCGAGAGGCCGACTTCGACGAGGTCTTCGACACCGACTTTCATACCACCGGCTTCAGCAGGCCCCTTGACGCTGAGTATGCCTGCAATGGGGAAGAAACCTGCGACCACGTCCGGCGCTTCCTCAAAGTAAAAGGAGACCAAGACCACCTGCTGGCCGCCCTTTGGTCGTCCATTGTCACCGGTCCGCTGGAGTACGTCCGGAAGGGCGAGGTGGACGAGCAGCGTGAGAAACACCTCATTGAATCCTCGCGCCTGCAAATGGTCCAGCTCTTCTCCAAGGGCCTCATCGACGAAATGGTTTGGCTCGTCGCCCATGCAAGCCACCATGCCTGGCAGGTGAACTATCTGTTTGAGGCCGCCATGTTTGGCAGCATACTGGACGGGGGCGAGTTGATAGGCAAGCTCGATCGGGCGGAATAG
- the LOC109784510 gene encoding uncharacterized protein isoform X2: MPCPSKQKQKGFLVSLFNPMLTQSMHYVLFSFINSCLCCYFSWNWVLRNSSSAAGGDLLKGPYLLGINICSLFSVSQVSLWFSRNNQLLQRMTMPHKMKKVMEKIDAIEKEGRTRLSLVPQEARGEGSRNNETLAANWNAAGMKTGMVGRGIEKEKIISLLLTSEEANQQDISIIPVVGLGGIGKTTLAESVLADKRVSVFDISIWVNVSMEFDLHKIGSVILKRMMDNTINLDNCDLQFHRLKKELATRRYLIVLDNLWEEDGNKLERLKEMLQHGRKGSCVIVTTRNLRIVQQLRTGFLANERKICPVPESEIIELDVLEPGDCWELMKQRAFGPDDDHTGFEKIGKQIAAKCGGLPLVANALGQVMSELRTVGAWEHIRDTKVVLDFQEEHQQETLESLMLSYYCMKKEFKMCFTYLAAFSKGFVMDSNRLIRQWNALGYINSRHDGQRCINYLLGMSFLRIPGSASVSPSALHFKTPPELVMHDLVHDLVSRIVVDDFIKLDATKSTSWNRPHYYRHAQLTNLKNDPKVFKYIPGKLRSLHFRDFGGMQLPKKAFSRCKYIRVLDLSGHSAKGQSAPSSVVLPSSISQLKLIRYLDATGLPIASLPKNFHTLQNMETLILSNSLLETLPDSICRLGKLCYLDLSGSSRLSKLPASLGELSQLFFLNLSGCFILQELPESICELTCLHHLNMSDCCALQKLPDKFGSLPKLSFLNLSSCSKLTKLPDNISLPCLEHLNLLSCHELENLPIDFGHLQKLEFLNLSGCYKVLMLPGSFCQLNHLKYLDLSDCHNLEKLPDCFGDLVELQYLNLTSCPKLRRLPESVCKLFKLRCLYLSYCLRLSELPSSFGNLKLQILHMNGLLYMYDCPDSIGDMTSLTQFVIDTATSKLLEKIPAIQKRLNLVGTVRHDIHEIGSRGCSSIVDLVGLTCSELILAGLQNVRHPEDADRVRLRDKSDIRLLKLLWENQEGKSVLDRLVPPRTLEHFQLLGYSSKDFPNWMFHISSYLPFLSELTLNGLEACDSLPPFGALPNLRMLCLKNIPNIRKIGKEFYGEGRPCMKLRVLTLKLMKNLVEWWTTKTSEENKEFLIPNLHFLFVVDCPKLKFLPYPPRSMNWGLSNSDTVLPERGFGNLSSYIHPSEIVLKSCSFSQDRWDSFQHFTTLENFYVYSISGLRTLPEVMRCFTSLTGLWLVSLNDLETLPVWLGQLGSLQLFHIHNCPKLTSLPESMKNLTALRKLRLLECKGREILPEWLGQLTSLEELFIRDCPSLTCLPESIQNLSALKLLRIVRCPSLIARCQGEDAHKICHISKVEFN; encoded by the exons ATGCCCTGCCCAAGCAAACAAAAGCAAAAGGGATTCCTTGTCTCTCTCTTCAACCCAATGCTCACACAATCAATGCATTATGTGCTCTTTTCTTTCATAAACTCTTGCCTCTGCTGTTACTTCAGTTGGAACTGGGTGCTACGAAATTCATCATCTGCAGCAGGAGGTGACCTTTTAAAGGGTCCATATTTATTGGGGATCAACATCTGCTCTCTTTTCTCAGTGTCACAG GTCAGCTTATGGTTTTCCAGAAACAATCAACTCCTGCAGCGAATGACCATGCCCCACAAGATGAAGAAGGTGATGGAAAAAATAGACGCAATTGAAAAGGAGGGCAGAACGAGGCTCAGTCTTGTGCCGCAGGAAGCAAGGGGAGAAGGGAGCAGAAACAATGAAACACTTGCAGCCAACTGGAATGCTGCTGGCATGAAAACTGGAATGGTGGGCAGGGGTATCGAGAAGGAGAAGATAATCAGCCTGCTACTCACAAGTGAAGAAGCTAACCAGCAGGATATCTCCATCATTCCAGTTGTCGGCCTCGGTGGCATAGGCAAGACAACATTGGCTGAATCAGTTCTTGCAGACAAGAGGGTCAGTGTCTTTGACATCTCAATATGGGTTAATGTGTCCATGGAGTTTGATTTGCACAAAATTGGGAGTGTCATCCTGAAAAGAATGATGGATAACACTATCAACCTTGACAACTGTGATTTGCAGTTTCATCGTCTGAAAAAAGAACTTGCTACTAGAAGATACTTGATTGTTCTGGATAATCTCTGGGAAGAAGATGGAAATAAGCTTGAAAGGCTCAAGGAGATGTTACAGCATGGCCGAAAGGGCAGCTGTGTTATAGTAACTACCCGAAACCTACGCATAGTGCAACAATTGCGCACTGGTTTTCTTGCCAATGAGAGGAAAATTTGCCCAGTTCCTGAGTCTGAAATAATAGAGTTGGATGTTTTAGAACCTGGTGACTGTTGGGAATTAATGAAGCAAAGGGCATTTGGGCCTGATGATGACCATACTGGCTTTGAAAAAATTGGAAAGCAGATTGCAGCCAAGTGTGGAGGATTACCGCTCGTGGCAAATGCTCTTGGGCAAGTAATGTCAGAGCTGAGGACCGTGGGGGCATGGGAACATATAAGAGACACCAAGGTTGTTTTGGATTTTCAAGAAGAACATCAGCAGGAAACATTAGAGAGTCTAATGCTGAGCTATTACTGCATGAAGAAAGAATTCAAAATGTGTTTCACGTACTTGGCAGCCTTCTCCAAGGGCTTTGTCATGGACAGCAATCGTCTAATCCGGCAATGGAATGCACTTGGATACATTAATTCAAGGCATGATGGTCAAAGGTGCATCAACTACCTTTTGGGGATGTCCTTTCTTCGGATTCCAGGATCCGCTTCG GTTAGTCCAAGTGCATTGCATTTCAAAACTCCTCCAGAACTCGTCATGCATGATTTGGTGCATGATCTTGTGTCAAGAATTGTTGTTGATGACTTCATTAAGCTCGATGCTACCAAAAGCACAAGCTGGAACAGACCTCATTACTACCGGCATGCACAGTTAACCAACTTGAAGAATGATCCTAAGGTTTTCAAATATATTCCAGGCAAACTTAGATCCCTCCACTTTAGGGATTTTGGGGGGATGCAACTCCCGAAAAAGGCATTTTCTCGGTGCAAGTACATACGTGTCTTGGACCTAAGTGGACATTCAGCTAAAGGCCAATCAGCTCCAAGTAGCGTGGTGCTGCCATCTTCCATTAGTCAATTGAAGCTAATTCGGTATCTTGATGCCACAGGCTTGCCAATAGCATCACTTCCTAAGAATTTTCATACACTACAAAACATGGAAACTCTTATTCTATCAAATTCCTTGCTTGAAACCTTACCTGACAGTATTTGTCGCCTCGGCAAACTTTGCTATTTGGACCTATCTGGCAGTAGCAGGCTCAGTAAGCTGCCAGCATCACTAGGGGAGCTCTCTCAACTCTTTTTTCTCAATCTATCCGGATGTTTTATACTCCAAGAGTTGCCTGAATCAATCTGTGAGCTTACATGCTTACACCACCTAAACATGTCAGATTGTTGTGCTCTTCAAAAGCTCCCTGATAAATTTGGTAGCCTTCCTAAACTCTCCTTCTTAAACTTGTCAAGTTGTTCAAAGCTCACCAAACTACCTGACAATATAAGCCTTCCATGTTTAGAGCATCTGAACCTATTGAGTTGCCATGAGCTAGAAAACCTGCCAATTGATTTTGGCCACCTTCAGAaacttgagttcttgaacctctcTGGTTGCTACAAGGTTTTAATGCTGCCAGGGTCATTTTGCCAACTTAATCATTTGAAGTACCTAGATCTTTCAGATTGTCATAACCTTGAAAAACTCCCTGACTGTTTTGGTGACCTCGTCGAGCTTCAGTATTTGAACCTAACAAGTTGTCCTAAACTCCGACGATTGCCTGAGTCAGTATGCAAGTTGTTTAAGCTGAGGTGTCTCTATTTGTCATACTGTCTGAGGCTCAGTGAGCTCCCCTCCTCATTTGGTAACCTTAAGCTTCAAATACTGCACATGAATGGCCTTCTATATATGTATGACTGCCCTGATAGCATTGGTGACATGACCAGTCTCACCCAGTTTGTGATTGATACTGCAACTTCTAAGCTGCTTGAGAAGATTCCAGCCATTCAAAAGCGTCTAAATCTCGTGGGCACAGTAAGGCATGACATACATGAGATAGGGAGCAGAGGATGCAGCAGTATAGTGGACCTTGTGGGATTGACTTGTTCAGAGCTGATACTTGCAGGGCTTCAAAATGTCAGGCATCCAGAAGATGCAGACAGAGTCAGACTGCGTGATAAATCGGATATTCGATTGCTTAAACTTCTCTGGGAAAACCAAGAAGGTAAATCAGTGCTGGACAGGCTCGTACCTCCTCGGACTCTTGAACACTTTCAGCTACTTGGGTATAGCAGCAAGGATTTCCCTAACTGGATGTTTCACATCTCGTCCTATCTCCCCTTTCTCAGCGAACTGACTCTTAATGGTTTGGAAGCATGTGATTCTCTTCCTCCATTCGGGGCACTGCCAAATTTAAGAATGTTGTGTCTGAAAAACATTCCCAATATTAGGAAAATCGGTAAGGAATTCTATGGAGAGGGTAGACCTTGTATGAAACTAAGAGTATTGACGCTGAAGTTGATGAAGAATTTGGTGGAATGGTGGACAACAAAGACAAGTGAAGAAAACAAAGAGTTCCTAATCCCCAATTTGCATTTTTTGTTTGTAGTGGACTGTCCAAAGTTGAAGTTCCTACCATATCCCCCAAGAAGTATGAATTGGGGTTTGAGCAACAGCGACACAGTTTTGCCAGAGCGAGGATTTGGAAACCTCTCCTCTTATATTCATCCTTCTGAGATCGTTCTGAAGAGCTGTAGTTTCTCTCAAGACAGGTGGGATAGTTTTCAACACTTTACCACCCTGGAGAATTTTTATGTATACTCCATCAGTGGCTTGAGGACTTTGCCAGAGGTCATGCGATGCTTCACTTCTCTCACTGGACTATGGTTGGTGTCGTTGAATGACCTGGAGACACTCCCGGTATGGTTGGGTCAGCTCGGTTCTCTACAGCTCTTTCACATCCACAATTGCCCTAAGCTGACATCTTTGCCCGAAAGCATGAAGAATCTCACCGCTCTTAGAAAACTGAGGTTGCTAGAGTGCAAAGGCCGGGAGATATTACCGGAATGGTTGGGACAGTTGACTTCTCTAGAAGAACTTTTCATCAGAGATTGTCCCAGCCTGACATGTTTGCCTGAAAGCATACAGAATCTCTCTGCTTTGAAGCTACTTAGAATTGTTCGATGTCCGAGTCTAATTGCGAGGTGCCAAGGGGAGGATGCCCACAAGATTTGTCACATCTCCAAAGTCGAATTCAACTGA
- the LOC109784510 gene encoding uncharacterized protein isoform X1, which produces MSVIAAAVGKQVLDKLVGDLGGKLGGELGSYVLSEVTLQWRYKDDVFKLGEKMKDVEAVLGDADKRSRRGGREDGRVYERWLTKFKRVAYDVEDVFDELEANELIKKSQPKVSLWFSRNNQLLQRMTMPHKMKKVMEKIDAIEKEGRTRLSLVPQEARGEGSRNNETLAANWNAAGMKTGMVGRGIEKEKIISLLLTSEEANQQDISIIPVVGLGGIGKTTLAESVLADKRVSVFDISIWVNVSMEFDLHKIGSVILKRMMDNTINLDNCDLQFHRLKKELATRRYLIVLDNLWEEDGNKLERLKEMLQHGRKGSCVIVTTRNLRIVQQLRTGFLANERKICPVPESEIIELDVLEPGDCWELMKQRAFGPDDDHTGFEKIGKQIAAKCGGLPLVANALGQVMSELRTVGAWEHIRDTKVVLDFQEEHQQETLESLMLSYYCMKKEFKMCFTYLAAFSKGFVMDSNRLIRQWNALGYINSRHDGQRCINYLLGMSFLRIPGSASVSPSALHFKTPPELVMHDLVHDLVSRIVVDDFIKLDATKSTSWNRPHYYRHAQLTNLKNDPKVFKYIPGKLRSLHFRDFGGMQLPKKAFSRCKYIRVLDLSGHSAKGQSAPSSVVLPSSISQLKLIRYLDATGLPIASLPKNFHTLQNMETLILSNSLLETLPDSICRLGKLCYLDLSGSSRLSKLPASLGELSQLFFLNLSGCFILQELPESICELTCLHHLNMSDCCALQKLPDKFGSLPKLSFLNLSSCSKLTKLPDNISLPCLEHLNLLSCHELENLPIDFGHLQKLEFLNLSGCYKVLMLPGSFCQLNHLKYLDLSDCHNLEKLPDCFGDLVELQYLNLTSCPKLRRLPESVCKLFKLRCLYLSYCLRLSELPSSFGNLKLQILHMNGLLYMYDCPDSIGDMTSLTQFVIDTATSKLLEKIPAIQKRLNLVGTVRHDIHEIGSRGCSSIVDLVGLTCSELILAGLQNVRHPEDADRVRLRDKSDIRLLKLLWENQEGKSVLDRLVPPRTLEHFQLLGYSSKDFPNWMFHISSYLPFLSELTLNGLEACDSLPPFGALPNLRMLCLKNIPNIRKIGKEFYGEGRPCMKLRVLTLKLMKNLVEWWTTKTSEENKEFLIPNLHFLFVVDCPKLKFLPYPPRSMNWGLSNSDTVLPERGFGNLSSYIHPSEIVLKSCSFSQDRWDSFQHFTTLENFYVYSISGLRTLPEVMRCFTSLTGLWLVSLNDLETLPVWLGQLGSLQLFHIHNCPKLTSLPESMKNLTALRKLRLLECKGREILPEWLGQLTSLEELFIRDCPSLTCLPESIQNLSALKLLRIVRCPSLIARCQGEDAHKICHISKVEFN; this is translated from the exons ATGAGCGTGATTGCGGCTGCTGTGGGGAAGCAGGTCCTCGACAAGCTGGTCGGCGACCTCGGCGGCAAGCTTGGCGGCGAGCTGGGCAGCTACGTCCTGTCAGAGGTCACTTTGCAGTGGAGGTACAAAGACGACGTGTTCAAGTTGGgggagaagatgaaagatgtggAGGCCGTGCTGGGTGATGCCGATAAGAGGTCGCGTCGAGGAGGACGAGAAGACGGAAGAGTGTATGAGCGGTGGCTTACCAAGTTTAAGCGTGTGGCCTATGATGTGGAGGACGTGTTCGATGAGTTGGAAGCCAACGAGCTCATCAAGAAGAGCCAACCCAAG GTCAGCTTATGGTTTTCCAGAAACAATCAACTCCTGCAGCGAATGACCATGCCCCACAAGATGAAGAAGGTGATGGAAAAAATAGACGCAATTGAAAAGGAGGGCAGAACGAGGCTCAGTCTTGTGCCGCAGGAAGCAAGGGGAGAAGGGAGCAGAAACAATGAAACACTTGCAGCCAACTGGAATGCTGCTGGCATGAAAACTGGAATGGTGGGCAGGGGTATCGAGAAGGAGAAGATAATCAGCCTGCTACTCACAAGTGAAGAAGCTAACCAGCAGGATATCTCCATCATTCCAGTTGTCGGCCTCGGTGGCATAGGCAAGACAACATTGGCTGAATCAGTTCTTGCAGACAAGAGGGTCAGTGTCTTTGACATCTCAATATGGGTTAATGTGTCCATGGAGTTTGATTTGCACAAAATTGGGAGTGTCATCCTGAAAAGAATGATGGATAACACTATCAACCTTGACAACTGTGATTTGCAGTTTCATCGTCTGAAAAAAGAACTTGCTACTAGAAGATACTTGATTGTTCTGGATAATCTCTGGGAAGAAGATGGAAATAAGCTTGAAAGGCTCAAGGAGATGTTACAGCATGGCCGAAAGGGCAGCTGTGTTATAGTAACTACCCGAAACCTACGCATAGTGCAACAATTGCGCACTGGTTTTCTTGCCAATGAGAGGAAAATTTGCCCAGTTCCTGAGTCTGAAATAATAGAGTTGGATGTTTTAGAACCTGGTGACTGTTGGGAATTAATGAAGCAAAGGGCATTTGGGCCTGATGATGACCATACTGGCTTTGAAAAAATTGGAAAGCAGATTGCAGCCAAGTGTGGAGGATTACCGCTCGTGGCAAATGCTCTTGGGCAAGTAATGTCAGAGCTGAGGACCGTGGGGGCATGGGAACATATAAGAGACACCAAGGTTGTTTTGGATTTTCAAGAAGAACATCAGCAGGAAACATTAGAGAGTCTAATGCTGAGCTATTACTGCATGAAGAAAGAATTCAAAATGTGTTTCACGTACTTGGCAGCCTTCTCCAAGGGCTTTGTCATGGACAGCAATCGTCTAATCCGGCAATGGAATGCACTTGGATACATTAATTCAAGGCATGATGGTCAAAGGTGCATCAACTACCTTTTGGGGATGTCCTTTCTTCGGATTCCAGGATCCGCTTCG GTTAGTCCAAGTGCATTGCATTTCAAAACTCCTCCAGAACTCGTCATGCATGATTTGGTGCATGATCTTGTGTCAAGAATTGTTGTTGATGACTTCATTAAGCTCGATGCTACCAAAAGCACAAGCTGGAACAGACCTCATTACTACCGGCATGCACAGTTAACCAACTTGAAGAATGATCCTAAGGTTTTCAAATATATTCCAGGCAAACTTAGATCCCTCCACTTTAGGGATTTTGGGGGGATGCAACTCCCGAAAAAGGCATTTTCTCGGTGCAAGTACATACGTGTCTTGGACCTAAGTGGACATTCAGCTAAAGGCCAATCAGCTCCAAGTAGCGTGGTGCTGCCATCTTCCATTAGTCAATTGAAGCTAATTCGGTATCTTGATGCCACAGGCTTGCCAATAGCATCACTTCCTAAGAATTTTCATACACTACAAAACATGGAAACTCTTATTCTATCAAATTCCTTGCTTGAAACCTTACCTGACAGTATTTGTCGCCTCGGCAAACTTTGCTATTTGGACCTATCTGGCAGTAGCAGGCTCAGTAAGCTGCCAGCATCACTAGGGGAGCTCTCTCAACTCTTTTTTCTCAATCTATCCGGATGTTTTATACTCCAAGAGTTGCCTGAATCAATCTGTGAGCTTACATGCTTACACCACCTAAACATGTCAGATTGTTGTGCTCTTCAAAAGCTCCCTGATAAATTTGGTAGCCTTCCTAAACTCTCCTTCTTAAACTTGTCAAGTTGTTCAAAGCTCACCAAACTACCTGACAATATAAGCCTTCCATGTTTAGAGCATCTGAACCTATTGAGTTGCCATGAGCTAGAAAACCTGCCAATTGATTTTGGCCACCTTCAGAaacttgagttcttgaacctctcTGGTTGCTACAAGGTTTTAATGCTGCCAGGGTCATTTTGCCAACTTAATCATTTGAAGTACCTAGATCTTTCAGATTGTCATAACCTTGAAAAACTCCCTGACTGTTTTGGTGACCTCGTCGAGCTTCAGTATTTGAACCTAACAAGTTGTCCTAAACTCCGACGATTGCCTGAGTCAGTATGCAAGTTGTTTAAGCTGAGGTGTCTCTATTTGTCATACTGTCTGAGGCTCAGTGAGCTCCCCTCCTCATTTGGTAACCTTAAGCTTCAAATACTGCACATGAATGGCCTTCTATATATGTATGACTGCCCTGATAGCATTGGTGACATGACCAGTCTCACCCAGTTTGTGATTGATACTGCAACTTCTAAGCTGCTTGAGAAGATTCCAGCCATTCAAAAGCGTCTAAATCTCGTGGGCACAGTAAGGCATGACATACATGAGATAGGGAGCAGAGGATGCAGCAGTATAGTGGACCTTGTGGGATTGACTTGTTCAGAGCTGATACTTGCAGGGCTTCAAAATGTCAGGCATCCAGAAGATGCAGACAGAGTCAGACTGCGTGATAAATCGGATATTCGATTGCTTAAACTTCTCTGGGAAAACCAAGAAGGTAAATCAGTGCTGGACAGGCTCGTACCTCCTCGGACTCTTGAACACTTTCAGCTACTTGGGTATAGCAGCAAGGATTTCCCTAACTGGATGTTTCACATCTCGTCCTATCTCCCCTTTCTCAGCGAACTGACTCTTAATGGTTTGGAAGCATGTGATTCTCTTCCTCCATTCGGGGCACTGCCAAATTTAAGAATGTTGTGTCTGAAAAACATTCCCAATATTAGGAAAATCGGTAAGGAATTCTATGGAGAGGGTAGACCTTGTATGAAACTAAGAGTATTGACGCTGAAGTTGATGAAGAATTTGGTGGAATGGTGGACAACAAAGACAAGTGAAGAAAACAAAGAGTTCCTAATCCCCAATTTGCATTTTTTGTTTGTAGTGGACTGTCCAAAGTTGAAGTTCCTACCATATCCCCCAAGAAGTATGAATTGGGGTTTGAGCAACAGCGACACAGTTTTGCCAGAGCGAGGATTTGGAAACCTCTCCTCTTATATTCATCCTTCTGAGATCGTTCTGAAGAGCTGTAGTTTCTCTCAAGACAGGTGGGATAGTTTTCAACACTTTACCACCCTGGAGAATTTTTATGTATACTCCATCAGTGGCTTGAGGACTTTGCCAGAGGTCATGCGATGCTTCACTTCTCTCACTGGACTATGGTTGGTGTCGTTGAATGACCTGGAGACACTCCCGGTATGGTTGGGTCAGCTCGGTTCTCTACAGCTCTTTCACATCCACAATTGCCCTAAGCTGACATCTTTGCCCGAAAGCATGAAGAATCTCACCGCTCTTAGAAAACTGAGGTTGCTAGAGTGCAAAGGCCGGGAGATATTACCGGAATGGTTGGGACAGTTGACTTCTCTAGAAGAACTTTTCATCAGAGATTGTCCCAGCCTGACATGTTTGCCTGAAAGCATACAGAATCTCTCTGCTTTGAAGCTACTTAGAATTGTTCGATGTCCGAGTCTAATTGCGAGGTGCCAAGGGGAGGATGCCCACAAGATTTGTCACATCTCCAAAGTCGAATTCAACTGA